One Nocardioidaceae bacterium SCSIO 66511 genomic window carries:
- a CDS encoding MarR family transcriptional regulator, with protein sequence MADGNAPHNEDRPEMARRVVRALRRYATETDLYVAAAGRSSAMHHTDLKGLALVMDWGLEGDPATPGRLSTALQLSPAATSAMLDRLERHGHITRATHPLDHRSVVVEITEHAMEVGGQLFGRLAQHLGPVLARHSEQELILVARFLEDAGAATIAARNDTLTHRS encoded by the coding sequence ATGGCCGACGGCAACGCGCCCCATAACGAAGACCGCCCCGAGATGGCTCGTCGTGTCGTCCGCGCGCTGCGCCGCTACGCCACCGAAACCGACCTGTATGTCGCTGCCGCCGGACGCTCCTCGGCAATGCACCACACGGATCTCAAAGGGTTGGCGCTCGTGATGGACTGGGGTCTGGAGGGCGATCCCGCGACGCCGGGCAGGCTGAGCACGGCACTGCAGCTGAGCCCGGCCGCGACTTCGGCGATGCTCGATCGACTCGAGCGCCATGGCCACATCACGCGCGCCACCCACCCGCTCGACCATCGCTCGGTCGTCGTGGAGATCACCGAGCACGCGATGGAGGTCGGCGGCCAGCTCTTCGGACGTCTCGCCCAGCACCTGGGACCCGTACTTGCACGCCACAGTGAGCAGGAGCTTATCCTCGTCGCCCGATTCCTCGAGGATGCAGGAGCTGCCACCATCGCGGCCCGCAACGACACCCTGACGCATCGCTCGTGA
- a CDS encoding SRPBCC family protein, whose amino-acid sequence MNLFALGADVAAPADQVWELLVDTDAWPQWGPSVREVHLASGARQLTPDVTGRVRVGVGPALPFAVRDWREGPEEYGWSWRVVGVVATDHRVRPAGPRTCRVEFTWPWWAPAYGVVVLLALRRLRRMAERGERGGDHPG is encoded by the coding sequence ATGAACCTCTTCGCTCTAGGCGCTGATGTCGCGGCGCCGGCCGATCAGGTGTGGGAGTTGTTGGTCGACACCGACGCCTGGCCACAATGGGGTCCGAGCGTGCGGGAAGTGCACCTGGCATCCGGCGCACGGCAGCTCACGCCCGACGTCACGGGCCGGGTACGCGTCGGGGTCGGGCCAGCGCTTCCCTTCGCCGTTCGGGACTGGAGAGAAGGGCCTGAGGAGTACGGCTGGTCATGGCGGGTCGTTGGGGTCGTCGCGACCGACCATCGGGTCCGACCTGCAGGGCCGCGTACGTGCCGGGTCGAATTCACGTGGCCATGGTGGGCGCCGGCGTACGGCGTCGTTGTGTTGCTGGCGTTGCGACGGCTGCGTCGCATGGCTGAGCGGGGCGAGCGCGGTGGTGACCACCCGGGCTGA